One genomic window of Candidatus Trichorickettsia mobilis includes the following:
- a CDS encoding UvrD-helicase domain-containing protein, whose translation MTITIDFQLLSSGLNDRQRAAVFHTEGPLLVLAGAGTGKTKVLTTRIANIINKQLAEPQNILAVTFTNKAAKEMHERICGMIDCYGLNIGTFHSIAAKILRSHISIFASNLSTNFTIIDQDEQTKLIKDIAIISGIDIKTYTPKLLQIIIARWKDQGLLPAKVSNSDLKSDVQKIAKNIYITYQNQLIAANAVDFGDLLLYNNELFINNPDLLKYYQNKFKYILIDEYQDTNAVQYLWTRMLASNSKNICCVGDEDQSIYSWRGAEISNIMRFSRDWDNATVIKLEQNYRSSSEILAAASGLINNNKNRHDKSLWTENNTGEKIKIISCWNDLEEARFVVSETEKLMSTCGYQANQVAILVRAGFQTRAFEEALINKLLPYQIIGGVRFYERMEIRDVLAYIRITLNDNDNLALERIINIPKRAIGNITLKTIKDYATTNNISMLYAIKQMLPQQIFKNKIQENLEQLTTQITNWAQRMQNESAVTVTSSILAESGYLEMLKQEKTEESRTRIENINEMLSAIAVANNIYEFLEHASLVMSNDSLASNFGGAISVMTLHAAKGLEFEVVFLPGWEEGIFPHQKSLTEEKGLEEERRIAYVGITRAKKLLYITFAERRRMYNEILDSLPSRFLAEIAEEVCIRSSSTNQLNYLGKRSGISQSYKENKFNQLLKPPEHLLTNEQNMLRPGSKVTHIKFGTGVVIRQIDDVLEVVFANDKTIKKIKKDFLQ comes from the coding sequence ATGACCATTACAATAGATTTTCAACTTTTATCCAGCGGCTTGAATGATAGGCAGCGTGCGGCAGTATTTCATACCGAGGGTCCGCTCCTGGTACTAGCTGGAGCTGGTACCGGCAAAACCAAAGTATTAACCACCAGAATTGCTAATATTATTAATAAACAATTAGCAGAGCCACAAAATATATTAGCCGTAACTTTTACCAATAAAGCTGCAAAAGAAATGCACGAGCGTATTTGTGGTATGATTGACTGTTATGGCCTTAATATCGGTACCTTTCATTCGATCGCAGCAAAAATTCTCCGTAGCCATATTAGTATTTTCGCCTCTAATCTAAGCACTAATTTTACCATTATTGACCAGGATGAACAAACTAAGTTAATTAAAGATATTGCCATCATTAGTGGAATTGATATTAAAACCTATACTCCCAAATTACTGCAAATCATTATTGCTCGCTGGAAAGACCAAGGTTTATTACCAGCTAAGGTTTCAAATAGTGATCTAAAATCAGATGTACAAAAAATAGCAAAAAATATCTATATTACCTATCAAAACCAGCTAATCGCTGCCAATGCCGTAGATTTTGGTGATTTATTACTTTATAACAACGAACTTTTTATCAATAATCCTGATTTGTTGAAATATTATCAAAACAAATTTAAATATATTTTAATTGATGAGTATCAAGATACTAATGCTGTGCAATATTTATGGACTAGAATGTTAGCTTCTAATTCCAAGAATATATGTTGTGTCGGTGATGAAGATCAGTCCATATATAGCTGGCGTGGGGCAGAAATAAGCAATATCATGCGTTTCTCGCGCGACTGGGATAATGCCACAGTGATTAAGCTTGAACAAAATTACCGTTCTAGCTCAGAGATCCTGGCAGCAGCATCAGGCTTAATTAATAATAATAAAAATCGTCACGACAAATCATTATGGACAGAAAATAACACTGGCGAAAAAATTAAAATTATTTCCTGTTGGAATGATTTAGAAGAAGCAAGATTTGTAGTCAGTGAAACTGAAAAATTAATGTCAACTTGTGGTTATCAGGCAAATCAGGTAGCAATATTAGTCCGAGCTGGTTTTCAAACAAGAGCATTTGAAGAAGCTCTGATTAATAAGCTCCTGCCCTATCAGATCATTGGTGGTGTCAGATTTTATGAAAGGATGGAAATACGAGATGTCCTAGCCTATATTAGAATTACCTTAAACGATAATGATAATCTGGCTTTAGAACGTATTATTAACATCCCCAAAAGAGCGATTGGCAATATTACACTTAAAACTATCAAAGACTACGCGACAACAAATAATATTTCAATGTTGTATGCAATCAAACAAATGCTGCCACAACAAATTTTTAAAAATAAGATTCAAGAAAATTTAGAACAACTAACCACTCAAATAACTAATTGGGCGCAGCGAATGCAAAATGAATCAGCAGTAACTGTGACCTCGTCGATATTGGCCGAATCTGGTTATCTGGAGATGTTAAAACAAGAAAAAACCGAAGAATCTCGTACTCGCATCGAAAATATCAATGAAATGCTTAGCGCTATAGCGGTTGCTAATAATATATATGAGTTTCTGGAACATGCTAGTTTAGTGATGTCCAATGATTCATTAGCATCAAATTTTGGCGGAGCAATCAGTGTAATGACTCTACATGCTGCTAAAGGATTAGAATTTGAAGTCGTATTTCTACCTGGCTGGGAAGAAGGTATATTTCCTCATCAAAAATCACTGACAGAAGAAAAAGGTTTAGAGGAAGAGCGACGTATAGCCTATGTTGGCATTACTAGAGCTAAAAAATTATTATATATCACCTTTGCCGAACGACGAAGAATGTATAATGAAATACTGGACTCGTTACCTTCTAGGTTTTTGGCAGAAATAGCTGAAGAAGTCTGTATACGTTCTTCTTCTACCAACCAGTTAAATTATCTCGGTAAGAGAAGCGGCATATCACAATCTTATAAAGAAAATAAGTTTAATCAATTATTAAAACCACCAGAACATCTTCTTACTAATGAGCAGAATATGTTACGACCAGGATCCAAAGTTACACATATTAAATTTGGTACTGGGGTGGTGATTCGTCAAATAGATGATGTCCTGGAAGTAGTGTTTGCAAATGATAAAACTATTAAAAAAATCAAAAAAGATTTTTTGCAGTAA
- a CDS encoding CADD family putative folate metabolism protein, producing MNFITRLNDELEQYNLLKHDFYQSWSAGCLSSETLQLYAQEYYKHVAAFPRYVSAIHSSCEHLPHRQILLENLIEEEQGEDNHPELWLRFAEKLGCNRLDMLNEPTLNETRLLVDGYFRLVYQDFATGLGALYAYERQTPEVAKSKIEGLQKFYDVNDQRSLKFFTVHLEADEWHSAECARIIEELGSRQQQSVIDGATNGAKLLWQFLDGMTRSISNAHSGC from the coding sequence ATGAATTTTATTACTAGATTAAATGACGAATTAGAGCAATATAATTTGCTAAAACATGATTTTTATCAATCTTGGAGCGCTGGTTGTTTAAGCAGTGAGACATTACAATTATATGCTCAGGAATATTATAAGCATGTAGCTGCTTTTCCAAGATATGTTAGCGCTATTCATTCTTCATGTGAGCATTTACCTCATCGGCAGATATTATTAGAAAATTTGATTGAAGAAGAGCAGGGTGAGGATAATCATCCAGAGCTATGGTTACGTTTCGCTGAAAAGCTTGGTTGTAATCGTCTTGATATGCTAAATGAGCCGACCTTAAATGAAACCAGGCTATTGGTAGATGGCTATTTTAGGCTGGTATATCAAGATTTTGCCACTGGTCTTGGTGCTTTATATGCATATGAACGCCAAACTCCAGAGGTTGCCAAGTCAAAAATAGAAGGTTTGCAGAAATTTTATGATGTTAATGATCAAAGATCGTTGAAATTTTTTACAGTACATCTGGAAGCAGATGAATGGCATTCTGCCGAATGTGCTAGAATTATTGAGGAGCTTGGCTCAAGACAGCAGCAATCGGTTATTGATGGAGCAACAAATGGTGCTAAATTATTATGGCAATTTCTGGATGGAATGACCAGGAGTATATCAAATGCACATTCAGGCTGTTAA
- a CDS encoding dihydrofolate reductase, with product MHNQLITGIMACDLMGAIGKNNKLPWNAEEELEHFRKTTVGNVMIMGYQTFAAMPERALENRWNIVFSRTARVQIKENIVFVSSLQEFLILINDYRDHKCFMIGGAQITNLFLVNNLIAEFILTKFKRVYGGDVFFPLHLLENWSYNIISEHKDFIIYKYLRG from the coding sequence ATGCACAACCAATTAATAACTGGAATTATGGCCTGTGATTTAATGGGCGCCATCGGCAAAAATAATAAATTACCATGGAATGCAGAAGAAGAGCTTGAACATTTTCGTAAAACAACCGTCGGTAATGTAATGATTATGGGGTATCAGACATTTGCTGCAATGCCTGAGAGAGCTTTGGAGAACAGGTGGAATATAGTTTTTTCGCGAACAGCTAGAGTTCAGATTAAAGAAAATATAGTATTTGTATCTTCTCTACAGGAATTTTTGATTTTAATAAACGATTATAGAGACCATAAGTGTTTTATGATCGGTGGTGCGCAAATTACAAATTTATTTTTAGTAAATAATTTAATTGCAGAATTTATATTGACTAAATTTAAACGAGTCTATGGTGGAGATGTATTTTTTCCATTGCATTTACTTGAGAATTGGTCTTATAACATAATTAGTGAGCATAAAGATTTTATCATTTATAAATATTTAAGAGGATAG
- a CDS encoding DUF6980 family protein → MVYSKQLHCCSNMDYYSTSPREEHELVRYHSETRNYHFILHGNNLGMEQEMYYCPWCGAKLPKSLSEEWCKVIKENFGLDDVFAQEWAELPEEFKTEEWWKKRGL, encoded by the coding sequence ATGGTGTATTCAAAACAATTACACTGTTGTTCTAATATGGATTATTATTCTACTTCTCCCAGGGAAGAACATGAGTTAGTAAGATATCACTCTGAAACAAGGAATTATCATTTTATCTTACATGGTAATAATCTTGGTATGGAACAAGAAATGTATTATTGCCCATGGTGTGGGGCTAAATTGCCAAAATCTTTATCAGAAGAATGGTGTAAAGTTATAAAAGAAAACTTTGGTCTAGATGATGTGTTTGCTCAGGAATGGGCAGAGTTACCAGAAGAATTCAAAACCGAAGAATGGTGGAAGAAGCGTGGCTTATAA
- a CDS encoding NADP-dependent isocitrate dehydrogenase produces MSEFTAVTVARGDGIGPEIMEAVLRILKESEAKIRIEAIEIGEKLYQKNYTSGIAGDTWESLARTRVLLKAPITTPQGGGYKSLNVTLRKALSLYANVRPSISYHPFVETLHPKLNLTIIRENEEDLYAGIEYRHTHNMYESVKLISRIGSEKIIRYAFEYAIKNNRKKVSCFSKDNIMKFSDGIFHKVFDEVAKEYPQIKPEHYIIDIGTARLATAPDLFDVIVTSNLYGDIISDVASEISGSVGLAGSANIGEHYAMFEAVHGSAPDIAGKDIANPSGLLNATVMMLVHIGQGKIAAAIENAWKKTIEDGIHTTDIYNDQTSSKKVGTQEFAAAIIKRLGEVPSALKVVDYSSTPKLEQSTRVYTINTKEVKMLVGADIFVAMNVSSAHDVAAKIQSINLQGLELQTVACKGLKLWPRDERFELLSDHWCCRFVSKTVGEAVKHVTVAKLLEALSLADIDFIKVENLFEFDGKKGFSLAQGE; encoded by the coding sequence ATGTCAGAATTTACAGCAGTTACCGTAGCAAGAGGCGATGGTATCGGTCCAGAAATTATGGAAGCGGTTTTACGCATTTTAAAGGAATCAGAAGCAAAAATACGTATTGAAGCTATTGAGATAGGAGAAAAACTATACCAGAAGAATTATACCTCTGGTATTGCTGGAGATACCTGGGAATCGCTAGCTCGTACCAGGGTACTGCTGAAAGCTCCGATTACAACTCCCCAAGGTGGTGGTTATAAAAGTTTAAATGTTACCTTACGTAAAGCACTGTCGCTTTATGCGAATGTACGTCCTTCGATCTCCTATCATCCATTTGTTGAGACTTTGCATCCAAAACTGAATTTAACAATTATTCGTGAGAATGAGGAAGATTTATATGCAGGTATAGAATATCGTCATACTCATAATATGTATGAATCGGTAAAATTAATTAGCCGTATTGGTAGTGAGAAAATTATCAGATATGCTTTTGAATATGCGATAAAAAATAACCGTAAAAAAGTCTCTTGCTTTAGTAAAGATAATATCATGAAATTTTCTGATGGTATTTTTCATAAGGTATTTGATGAGGTTGCCAAAGAATATCCACAAATTAAACCTGAACATTATATTATTGATATTGGAACAGCACGGTTGGCCACAGCACCTGATTTGTTTGATGTGATCGTAACATCAAATTTATATGGTGATATTATTTCAGATGTTGCATCAGAGATTTCAGGTTCAGTAGGGCTTGCTGGCAGTGCAAATATTGGAGAACATTATGCCATGTTTGAAGCTGTGCATGGGTCAGCTCCTGATATCGCAGGTAAGGATATAGCTAATCCTTCAGGATTGCTAAATGCTACAGTGATGATGTTAGTACATATTGGGCAAGGTAAAATAGCAGCTGCTATCGAGAATGCCTGGAAAAAAACCATAGAAGACGGAATTCATACAACAGATATTTATAATGATCAAACCAGCTCTAAAAAAGTAGGAACACAAGAGTTCGCTGCAGCAATTATTAAAAGATTAGGCGAGGTACCAAGTGCCTTAAAAGTAGTGGATTATTCATCAACACCAAAATTAGAGCAATCTACTAGAGTTTATACAATTAATACCAAAGAAGTTAAAATGCTAGTTGGGGCTGATATTTTTGTTGCTATGAATGTATCATCTGCTCATGATGTGGCTGCTAAAATTCAAAGCATCAACTTGCAAGGGCTGGAATTGCAAACTGTAGCTTGTAAGGGGTTGAAGTTGTGGCCACGAGATGAGCGTTTTGAGTTGTTGTCCGATCATTGGTGCTGTCGTTTTGTGTCTAAAACAGTGGGTGAGGCAGTTAAGCATGTGACAGTGGCTAAATTACTGGAGGCTTTAAGTTTAGCTGATATTGATTTTATTAAGGTAGAAAATTTGTTTGAGTTTGATGGTAAGAAAGGATTTTCATTAGCTCAAGGAGAATAG
- a CDS encoding serine/threonine dehydratase, protein MFDYIQSPSVVAKAYMRISAYLHETPILHSETLNELLNAEIYFKAESLQKTGAFKVRGVLNHLLELQEQNQLPQKIVAYSTGNHGIGLAWVARLLGIHARIYLPQNTTQVKQQAAVHYGAEVIYTETRIDAELQAKNDAANGFYYLHPSDSDATIAGGGTLCYEALQQLKFSPDAIFASCGGGGLISGTYLAKELLSPTSLLIGCEPVQANDAFLSLQQGSIYSFTHSPDTVADGLRTLALSMRTFRYIQKLDQFLLADEYAIYYWTAWLIHLLKVACEPSCALNMACVQQWLKNQQGSKKILVLLSGGNIDPMLYREIWKEDYLLNEPKR, encoded by the coding sequence ATGTTTGATTATATTCAATCACCATCAGTAGTAGCTAAAGCTTATATGAGAATAAGTGCATATTTGCACGAAACTCCAATACTGCATTCTGAAACTTTAAATGAATTATTAAATGCCGAGATCTATTTTAAAGCAGAGTCTTTACAAAAAACCGGAGCTTTTAAAGTACGAGGAGTACTTAATCATTTGTTGGAGTTACAGGAACAAAATCAGTTGCCACAAAAAATCGTCGCTTACAGTACTGGTAATCATGGTATTGGGCTGGCTTGGGTAGCTAGGCTACTAGGAATTCATGCTCGGATATATTTGCCACAAAATACTACCCAGGTTAAACAGCAAGCTGCAGTACATTATGGAGCTGAGGTAATTTATACTGAAACTAGAATTGATGCAGAACTACAGGCAAAAAATGATGCTGCAAATGGCTTTTATTATTTACACCCTTCAGATAGCGATGCGACCATAGCAGGGGGAGGGACTTTATGTTATGAAGCCTTACAACAATTGAAATTTAGTCCTGACGCTATTTTTGCTTCCTGTGGTGGTGGCGGTTTGATTTCTGGAACTTATCTGGCTAAAGAATTACTGTCTCCTACCAGCTTATTAATAGGCTGTGAGCCGGTGCAAGCTAATGATGCTTTTTTATCCTTGCAGCAGGGTAGTATATACTCGTTTACACATTCTCCTGATACAGTCGCTGATGGTCTCAGAACTTTAGCATTATCGATGCGTACCTTTCGCTATATTCAAAAGCTTGATCAATTCTTACTAGCTGATGAATATGCTATATATTATTGGACTGCTTGGCTCATTCATTTGCTCAAAGTAGCTTGTGAGCCATCATGTGCCTTAAATATGGCTTGTGTACAACAATGGTTGAAGAATCAACAAGGTTCAAAAAAGATTCTGGTATTGCTTTCTGGCGGCAATATTGATCCAATGCTATATAGAGAAATATGGAAAGAAGATTATTTACTGAACGAACCAAAAAGATAA
- the folP gene encoding dihydropteroate synthase, with the protein MIYLSLGSNQGNRLAYLRKAVTELEKHGFTMLEESIVLETKALLPADAPESWNIPYLNMIVAGLTTKSPIELLSDLKAIEVLCGRDQLRTKWAPRPIDLDILLWDAHNLELPDLKVPHPELLLRPFLIHLLAMMNVQYRWQEADSNYYGMNFAQIAHQNVRVEECFLRSLVLNPKLVAIVNITPDSFSDGGLYFDPQIATQKILALSEEGAYTIEIGAQSTRPNAIMVGAEEEWRRLQPVLQNIKQLQESGYELTISIDSFLPEVIHRTIIEYDIAWINDQKCELDDNTLKFIADHGCNIVVMHSLSIPPDKNNCIDFNIPPIDTILLWTEKVIARLIACGFARQQIILDPGIGFGKSIYQNLMLFRATQKLKELECQIFVGHSRKSYMTSFCKAQAVDRDIETLAVSQELSQLGVDYLRVHDIEKHQRFFVARKAVFCT; encoded by the coding sequence ATGATTTATCTTAGTCTTGGTTCAAATCAAGGTAATCGGTTAGCGTATTTAAGAAAAGCAGTGACGGAGCTAGAGAAGCATGGTTTTACAATGTTGGAAGAATCAATTGTTCTGGAAACTAAAGCATTGCTGCCTGCAGATGCACCAGAATCCTGGAATATACCCTATCTTAACATGATAGTCGCAGGCCTCACAACTAAGTCTCCAATCGAGTTACTATCTGACCTTAAAGCAATAGAAGTGTTATGTGGCAGAGATCAATTACGTACAAAATGGGCTCCTCGTCCAATAGATCTAGACATATTATTATGGGATGCTCATAATTTAGAGCTGCCTGACTTAAAAGTGCCACATCCGGAATTATTGTTGCGGCCGTTTTTAATACATTTGCTGGCAATGATGAATGTGCAATATCGCTGGCAAGAAGCTGATAGTAATTATTATGGTATGAATTTTGCTCAGATAGCTCACCAAAATGTAAGAGTTGAAGAGTGTTTTCTAAGAAGTTTAGTCTTAAATCCAAAATTAGTGGCTATTGTCAATATCACTCCAGACTCTTTCTCTGATGGTGGTTTATATTTTGATCCACAAATCGCCACACAAAAAATATTAGCTTTGAGTGAGGAGGGGGCTTATACCATTGAGATTGGTGCTCAGTCTACGCGTCCAAATGCGATAATGGTAGGAGCAGAAGAAGAATGGAGGCGGTTACAGCCAGTTTTACAAAATATTAAACAGCTACAGGAGTCCGGTTATGAATTGACTATCAGTATCGATAGTTTTTTACCGGAAGTGATCCATAGAACAATAATAGAATATGATATTGCTTGGATCAATGATCAAAAATGTGAGTTAGATGATAACACTTTAAAGTTTATAGCGGATCATGGCTGTAACATTGTGGTAATGCATTCACTTTCTATACCTCCAGATAAAAATAATTGCATAGATTTTAATATACCTCCTATTGATACTATATTACTATGGACAGAGAAAGTTATCGCTCGTTTGATTGCTTGTGGTTTTGCGAGGCAACAGATTATTCTTGATCCTGGCATTGGCTTCGGTAAATCAATTTATCAAAATCTAATGTTATTCAGAGCTACTCAAAAACTAAAAGAGTTGGAGTGTCAGATATTTGTCGGTCATTCAAGAAAGTCCTACATGACTAGTTTTTGTAAAGCGCAAGCTGTAGATCGAGATATAGAAACGTTAGCTGTGTCACAGGAACTATCTCAGCTAGGAGTGGATTATTTACGAGTGCATGACATCGAAAAACATCAACGCTTTTTTGTAGCAAGAAAAGCGGTGTTTTGTACCTAA
- a CDS encoding coenzyme F420-0:L-glutamate ligase has translation MHIQAVKTAPVSSGEEITEILDRCLPSLTESTIIAISSKIISLSQNRILACADVPNKNDLIKKEADAYIADEYNDGRVCLTIKNNMLVPFAGIDESNGNNHYILYPLDIQQIAAKIWQYLRAKNNISNLGIIITDSNITALRRGVTGIAIGYCGFEPLFSYIGKQDIFGRGIKMTVINNLDALAVAAVLVMGEGNECTPIAIISDAPRIQFLSIPDTDLNKINMPIGEDFYSPILRTVRWIWNRKL, from the coding sequence ATGCACATTCAGGCTGTTAAAACTGCTCCGGTTAGTTCAGGTGAAGAAATTACTGAGATACTAGATCGTTGTCTGCCATCCCTCACAGAAAGTACAATAATAGCTATTTCTTCCAAAATTATTAGTCTAAGCCAGAATCGCATATTAGCTTGTGCGGACGTGCCAAATAAAAATGATCTGATAAAAAAAGAAGCTGATGCTTATATTGCCGATGAGTATAATGATGGTAGAGTTTGTTTAACGATAAAAAATAATATGTTAGTACCGTTTGCTGGAATTGATGAATCAAATGGTAATAATCATTACATTTTGTATCCATTGGATATCCAACAAATTGCTGCTAAGATTTGGCAATATTTGCGTGCAAAAAATAATATTAGTAATTTAGGGATAATAATTACTGATAGTAATATTACAGCGCTGCGTCGAGGAGTAACCGGAATTGCTATCGGATATTGTGGTTTTGAACCATTGTTCAGTTATATAGGCAAGCAAGATATTTTTGGTAGAGGTATCAAAATGACTGTAATTAACAATTTAGACGCTTTAGCAGTCGCTGCCGTGTTAGTTATGGGTGAGGGCAATGAGTGTACTCCCATCGCTATTATCTCTGATGCACCAAGGATTCAGTTTTTATCAATTCCTGATACGGATCTAAACAAAATTAATATGCCGATAGGTGAAGATTTTTATTCACCTATTTTAAGAACAGTGCGTTGGATCTGGAATCGTAAATTATGA
- a CDS encoding DUF6980 family protein, giving the protein MADEKSSHCCSDMDYYATSLTEEHELLRYHPEKRKYRFILHGYDFGMELEMYYCPWCGAQLPKSLSKEWCKVIKENFGLDDVFAQEWAELPEEFKTEEWWKKRGL; this is encoded by the coding sequence ATGGCAGATGAAAAATCATCACATTGTTGCTCTGATATGGATTATTATGCTACTTCTCTTACAGAGGAGCATGAGTTATTAAGGTATCATCCAGAAAAAAGAAAGTACCGTTTTATTTTGCACGGCTATGATTTCGGTATGGAGCTGGAAATGTATTATTGCCCATGGTGTGGGGCTCAATTGCCAAAATCTTTATCAAAAGAATGGTGTAAAGTTATAAAAGAAAACTTTGGTCTAGATGATGTGTTTGCTCAGGAATGGGCAGAGTTACCAGAAGAATTCAAAACCGAAGAATGGTGGAAGAAGCGTGGATTGTAA
- a CDS encoding dihydroneopterin aldolase — protein MPDQINLPELKITDLRIWVYLGCSAEERANPQAVSISTSFVFPAAPKGAYTDLISDSICYRQAVELIQETVEGKEFNLIEHLTVSVYDALFNYINEVGYNNLQIKVVATKISPPIPGLYGGVSFSYFGKK, from the coding sequence ATGCCTGATCAAATTAATTTACCTGAATTAAAAATTACTGACCTACGAATTTGGGTATATTTAGGCTGTAGCGCTGAAGAAAGAGCAAATCCACAGGCGGTTAGTATTAGCACTAGTTTTGTTTTTCCAGCAGCTCCTAAGGGGGCATATACTGATCTTATCAGTGATAGTATATGCTATCGACAAGCAGTAGAGTTAATTCAAGAAACTGTCGAAGGCAAAGAGTTTAATTTGATTGAGCATTTGACTGTAAGTGTTTACGATGCCTTGTTTAATTATATCAATGAAGTAGGATATAATAATCTACAAATTAAAGTAGTTGCTACTAAAATATCGCCACCAATACCAGGGTTGTATGGAGGGGTGTCGTTCAGTTATTTCGGAAAAAAATAG